Proteins encoded by one window of Kineosporia sp. NBRC 101731:
- a CDS encoding TIGR03620 family F420-dependent LLM class oxidoreductase yields MDRTDDIPLTAPYGVWLGLGPQALGAYEGREGEFAAELEGLGWPALWVGGSWGADLAPIERLLAGSENLVVGTSIANIWRDPAEQVAASYTRVAQQFGGRFVLGLGVGHHPQTELNQGQYAKPLAKLAAFLDVLDTADPPVPAGHRALAALGPKALELARDRSAGALPYLTTPEHTRTARQALGPGTFLAPEQKVVLSDDPVQARGLARTALKPYLSLPNYVNSWLRLGFEPADVENGGSDRLIDGLFGWGPDALERVRQHREAGADHVCVQPVPAPGRHALDDLKIIARELF; encoded by the coding sequence GTGGATCGAACAGATGACATCCCGCTGACCGCGCCCTACGGGGTCTGGCTGGGCCTCGGCCCGCAGGCGCTCGGGGCGTACGAGGGCAGGGAGGGCGAGTTCGCCGCCGAGCTGGAAGGTCTGGGCTGGCCGGCGCTGTGGGTGGGCGGGTCGTGGGGCGCCGACCTGGCGCCGATCGAGCGGCTGCTGGCCGGCAGCGAGAACCTGGTGGTCGGCACCTCGATCGCGAACATCTGGCGCGACCCGGCCGAGCAGGTCGCGGCCTCCTACACCCGGGTGGCGCAGCAGTTCGGGGGCCGGTTCGTGCTCGGCCTGGGGGTCGGCCACCATCCGCAGACCGAGCTGAACCAGGGGCAGTACGCGAAACCCCTGGCCAAGCTGGCGGCCTTCCTGGACGTGCTGGACACCGCCGATCCGCCGGTGCCGGCCGGTCACCGGGCGCTGGCCGCCCTCGGCCCGAAGGCGCTGGAGCTGGCCCGCGACCGCTCGGCCGGTGCGCTGCCCTACCTGACCACGCCCGAGCACACCCGGACCGCCCGGCAGGCGCTGGGCCCGGGCACGTTCCTGGCGCCGGAACAGAAGGTGGTGCTCAGTGACGACCCGGTGCAGGCCCGGGGCCTGGCCCGCACGGCGCTGAAGCCCTACCTGTCCCTGCCGAACTACGTGAACTCGTGGCTGCGCCTGGGCTTCGAGCCGGCCGACGTGGAGAACGGCGGCAGCGACCGGCTGATCGACGGCCTGTTCGGCTGGGGCCCCGACGCGCTCGAGCGTGTGCGGCAGCACCGTGAGGCCGGGGCCGATCACGTCTGCGTGCAGCCGGTCCCGGCTCCGGGGCGGCATGCCCTGGACGATCTGAAAATCATCGCCCGGGAACTGTTCTGA
- a CDS encoding PLD nuclease N-terminal domain-containing protein: MLLTTLPALLYIGLIVYSVFDVLQTPPDELYRLTRGQWVAVIIVVPLFGAVLWLLATGPRRGRHEHAPGHPSGTGWAAEGMSQYPVGPDDDPDFIAGLARAQRKRTLTRPDEESEKPEKEDPEN, encoded by the coding sequence GTGCTGCTGACCACCTTGCCCGCGCTGCTCTACATCGGCCTGATCGTGTATTCGGTGTTCGATGTGCTGCAGACGCCGCCCGACGAGCTGTACCGCCTGACCCGGGGCCAATGGGTCGCCGTGATCATCGTGGTACCGCTCTTCGGCGCCGTTCTCTGGCTGCTGGCCACCGGACCACGGCGGGGCCGCCACGAGCACGCCCCGGGCCATCCCTCCGGCACCGGTTGGGCCGCGGAGGGCATGAGCCAGTACCCGGTCGGGCCCGACGACGACCCGGACTTCATCGCCGGCCTGGCCCGGGCGCAGCGCAAGCGCACCCTGACCCGGCCCGACGAGGAGTCCGAGAAGCCCGAGAAGGAAGACCCCGAGAATTAA
- a CDS encoding 1,4-dihydroxy-2-naphthoyl-CoA synthase, with protein sequence MTSSHDADQTVSGIFDPSSWESVPEYDFTDITYHRCTRSGPAGRTVRIAFHRPEVRNAFRPHTVDELYQALDHARRTPDVGTVLLTGNGPSAKDGGWAFCSGGDQRIRGRSGYQYAQGETAETVDSARVKAEGGRLHILEVQRLIRTMPKVVIAVVNGWAAGGGHSLHVVCDLTIASRQHARFKQTDADVGSFDAGYGSAYLAKMVGQKNAREIFFLGRTYDAETMQRMGAVNEVADHAELEDAALRMAAEINGKSPTAQRMLKFAFNLTDDGLMGQQVFAGEATRLAYMTDEAVEGRDSFLQKREPDWSPYPYYY encoded by the coding sequence ATGACGAGCTCCCACGATGCTGATCAGACCGTTTCCGGGATCTTCGATCCGTCATCATGGGAGTCCGTTCCCGAATACGACTTTACCGACATCACCTATCACAGATGTACCCGATCGGGTCCAGCCGGCCGCACGGTGCGTATCGCCTTCCACCGTCCCGAGGTCCGCAACGCCTTCCGTCCGCACACCGTGGACGAGCTCTACCAGGCCCTCGACCACGCCCGGCGCACTCCTGACGTGGGCACCGTGCTGCTCACCGGCAACGGCCCGAGCGCGAAGGACGGCGGCTGGGCCTTCTGCTCCGGTGGCGATCAGCGCATCCGCGGACGCTCGGGTTACCAGTACGCGCAGGGCGAGACCGCCGAGACCGTGGACTCCGCCCGGGTGAAGGCGGAGGGCGGCCGGCTGCACATCCTGGAGGTGCAGCGGCTGATCCGCACCATGCCCAAGGTGGTGATCGCCGTGGTCAATGGCTGGGCGGCCGGGGGCGGGCACAGCCTGCACGTGGTCTGCGACCTGACCATCGCCAGCCGCCAGCACGCCCGGTTCAAGCAGACGGACGCCGACGTCGGGTCTTTCGACGCCGGTTACGGTTCCGCCTACCTGGCGAAGATGGTGGGCCAGAAGAACGCCCGGGAGATCTTCTTCCTGGGCCGGACCTACGACGCCGAGACCATGCAGCGGATGGGCGCCGTCAACGAGGTCGCCGACCACGCCGAGCTGGAGGACGCGGCGCTGCGGATGGCCGCGGAGATCAACGGCAAGAGCCCGACCGCGCAGCGCATGCTGAAGTTCGCGTTCAATCTCACCGACGACGGTCTGATGGGCCAGCAGGTGTTCGCCGGCGAGGCGACGCGGCTGGCCTACATGACGGACGAGGCGGTCGAGGGGCGCGACTCGTTCCTCCAGAAGCGCGAACCCGACTGGAGTCCGTACCCCTACTACTACTGA
- the menD gene encoding 2-succinyl-5-enolpyruvyl-6-hydroxy-3-cyclohexene-1-carboxylic-acid synthase, with the protein MNPSTALATVLVDSLARLGVRHVVLCPGSRSAPLAYALAEAADAGTLDLHVRIDERTAAFLALGLARGSGVPAAVVTTSGTAVANLHPAVLEAAHSGVPLLVLSADRPHELRGTGASQTTDQVKLFGSAVRWFGEIPAPTGHRAGQVAGWRNVTSRAVAAARGLIGHAPGPVQLNIGFAEPLTPDEGEPGPWPEQLVPDAPATTTSSAGIVPGLTSIPEPAPPAPFVLASGPRTVVLAGDGAGPEAAHLATRAHWPLLAEPSSGVRDSTTAAPYRLLLGTQLGEKIERVIVFGRPTLSRPVTRLLSSRTVEIIVVSPRPDWSDAGRLARIVVPAVTVADHRAHDETWLSEWLSAAQETEKAIGAVIDDEERLTGQLVAREIAGATGPDDLLFSGSSNPIRDLDLVARIPHGAQLMANRGLAGIDGTISTAIGAALASGRTTRLLLGDLTFLHDANALLLGPGEPRPNLQIVVVDDHGGGIFATLEHGARAERGETQNRHYERVFGTPQEVDLEALARGYGVAYARVADAGELEARLTSSIIGISLLHVEIDRTRHRELTDKLRRAIGASG; encoded by the coding sequence GTGAATCCCTCGACCGCCCTGGCCACCGTCCTGGTCGACTCCCTTGCCCGACTCGGCGTGCGGCACGTCGTGCTCTGCCCGGGCAGTCGCTCGGCCCCGCTGGCCTACGCCCTGGCCGAGGCCGCCGACGCCGGCACCCTCGACCTGCACGTGCGCATCGACGAGCGCACGGCCGCCTTCCTGGCACTGGGCCTGGCCCGGGGCAGTGGTGTCCCGGCCGCCGTGGTCACCACCTCCGGCACGGCCGTGGCCAACCTGCATCCCGCGGTGCTGGAGGCGGCACACTCGGGAGTGCCCCTGCTGGTGCTCTCCGCCGACCGGCCGCACGAACTCCGCGGCACCGGCGCCAGCCAGACCACCGATCAGGTCAAGCTCTTCGGGTCGGCCGTGCGCTGGTTCGGTGAGATCCCCGCGCCCACCGGGCACCGGGCCGGACAGGTCGCGGGCTGGCGCAACGTCACCTCCCGGGCCGTGGCCGCCGCCCGGGGCCTGATCGGCCACGCGCCCGGCCCGGTCCAGCTCAACATCGGCTTCGCCGAGCCGCTCACACCGGACGAGGGTGAGCCCGGTCCCTGGCCCGAGCAGCTCGTGCCCGACGCCCCGGCGACGACGACCTCGTCCGCCGGGATCGTCCCTGGTCTCACCTCCATCCCCGAACCCGCTCCGCCGGCCCCGTTCGTGCTCGCATCCGGGCCCCGCACGGTCGTCCTCGCCGGGGACGGCGCCGGACCCGAGGCCGCCCACCTGGCCACCCGCGCCCACTGGCCGCTGCTCGCCGAACCCTCATCGGGCGTCCGCGATTCCACGACCGCTGCGCCCTACCGTCTGCTGCTGGGCACCCAGCTCGGCGAGAAGATCGAGCGAGTGATCGTCTTCGGCCGTCCGACGCTGTCCCGCCCGGTCACCCGGCTGCTCTCGTCGCGCACGGTCGAGATCATCGTCGTCTCGCCCCGCCCCGACTGGAGCGACGCCGGGCGCCTGGCCCGGATCGTGGTCCCCGCCGTGACGGTGGCCGACCACCGGGCGCACGACGAGACCTGGCTCAGCGAATGGCTTTCTGCCGCCCAGGAGACCGAGAAGGCGATCGGTGCGGTGATCGACGACGAGGAGAGGCTCACCGGCCAGCTCGTCGCCCGCGAGATCGCCGGGGCCACCGGGCCCGACGATCTGCTGTTCTCCGGATCCAGCAACCCGATCCGCGACCTCGACCTGGTGGCGCGGATCCCGCACGGCGCCCAGCTGATGGCCAACCGGGGCCTCGCGGGCATCGACGGCACGATCTCCACGGCGATCGGGGCCGCGCTCGCCTCCGGCCGCACCACCCGTCTGCTGCTGGGTGACCTGACCTTCCTGCACGACGCCAACGCGCTGCTGCTGGGGCCGGGCGAGCCGCGGCCGAACCTGCAGATCGTGGTGGTGGACGACCACGGCGGCGGTATCTTCGCCACGCTCGAGCACGGAGCCCGGGCCGAGCGCGGCGAGACCCAGAACCGGCACTACGAAAGGGTGTTCGGCACACCCCAGGAGGTCGACCTGGAGGCCCTGGCCCGCGGCTACGGGGTGGCCTACGCCCGGGTCGCCGACGCCGGCGAGCTGGAGGCGAGGCTTACCTCGTCCATCATCGGCATCTCTTTACTGCACGTGGAGATCGACCGCACGCGGCACCGTGAGCTGACGGACAAGCTGCGCCGGGCTATCGGGGCTAGCGGCTGA